GATGGGGAAGAAGCACCTCCTTACCCAGCTAGGGCGCCGGCTCCACAACCTCCCCTAGTTTCCAAATTCCATATCTATACTGATCCGGCGGAATTTGCAGACGTCGATAAGATTGCCATCTCGGTAAGTACTAAAAATCAGCTCATcctataacaataattaagtcatttcattttcatttttatgttataggtcggcggacgagcaaatgggccacctgattgagGCCACTGATGACAcctggtcaccaccgcccatagacaatagcgctgaaagaaatattaaccattccttacaactcCAACGGGCTACCAAAtttgggaacttagatgttatgtcccttgtgcctgtagttacactggctcactcaatcttcaaaccgaaacacaataatactgggtactgctgtttggcggtagaatatctgatgagtgggtggtacctacccagacggacttgcacaaagtcctaccaccaagtaccaaCACTTACCACAACCTCCTTGGGGAAAAGCCTTTGTCCAGCCGTAGACTTCCGGCTATAATTAGTGAATGAATGACTTACCGCTTGGAATGATGACCAACGTCATTTTAGTAATCAGTCTAAATACTGAACGTTTATTGGTCAATTATTCCATCGAGCAATAGCCGTTTAGAGTAATGTCAAATTAGTTCATCTgactttaattaacattaattaattttcacttTAACTTGCGTTTCAAAAGCTGGAAGTAAATgaccaaaatttaaaaatgactgtataaacattaaacgttggataattcattgaaaattattataattttagtcatTTGGTATCTCTCTAAAacgacgttatttttattaaaataaaaataaatgtaacaagtAATGCCTTGCgtacatagtttttataagtattgtataaattgatttgcgaatactttattattttatgttcctATGTTAGGTGGCGCAAGAAGACCAAAAGACCTTTACTGACCTCGTCCGACAATTAGTTGGGAGATGTGCAAGTGACGTGGAGAAGGCTCGTACGATATTCCGCTGGATCACAGTGAAGAACTTAAATAATATCCAGTTCGATGATAATTTGAGAGGAGATTCGCCTCTCGGTCTGCTCAGAGGCATTAAACACGGCACAGAAAGTTACCATGTTCTGTTTAAGAGATTGTGcaggtaatattatttatatctaatctAACAAAtcttatgtacctatatattacttatgtaaacttaaataccaataataaatTGTGAACTTTAAAATGTTTGCTATTTAAAACATGATATACTTATCTTTACAGTTACGCAGGTCTCCATTGCGTTGTCATCAAAGGATACAGTAAATCAGCGGGCTATCAACCAGGCGTCCGTTTTGAGGATAACCGATTCCGTAACTCCTGGAACGCAGTATATGTGGCGGGTGCTTGGCGATTCGTTCAGTGCAATTGGGGAGCTAGGCATTTAGTGAACGCCAAGGATGCTCCTAAACCAGGAAATCGCGGAAAGAGCGATAGTTTGAGgtagcaattattatttaagtctcTTTTGGTATACATACCGCTTAATCGTAAGTTTAGTATCcgttttactataaaatatattttttgaatttgtttagATATGAATACGACGATCACTACTTCTTGACTGATCCACGAGAATTTATCTACGAGTTCTACCCGCTCCAGCCGGATTGGCAACTGTTAAAAACACCCATAACGCTACACGACTTTGAAGAATTGCCATTCGTCAGATCGCTGTTCTTCCGCTACGGCCTCTACTTCAGTGACCCTAACACTAAAGCGGTTATGTACACTGACTCGACTGGTGAGTACTAGGATTTAATTAAGTATTCCCCAAACTTCTAATGGTAGTATACTATTCAATTTATCCCtgacatttaaataagaaactCTTAAGGTAACTTTTAATacggttataaatattatgatatcattGTGTAGGTGCGGCGACTATGCGCATAGCAATGCCGGCACACATGCAAAGCTCACTGATCTTCCACTACAACCTCAAATTCTACGACACGGAGGGAGACGGCTTTGATGGTGTGAGCCTGAAGAGATTTGTCATGCAGGTAatctttaatacaattttattcgaaatttagttcttctaaattagttttaataattaataactatcgaattaatataaattttaaaattgtataatttaatctttgttTTTCAGTCGGTGGTAGGTAATGTGGTATCTTTCCGAGTGCACGCTCCGTGTAGCGGCGCCTTCTTACTCGACATCTTCGCCAACGCGGTGACCCCACGCGAGTACCTCACCGGGGAACCAATGAAATTTAAGAGCGTTTGCAAGTTTAAGGTAATTATTGGTCAATCGCTGTctactgtattatattttgttaatttattctaCAAAGATCGTCTGGTCTGACTCTTTATTGTGCGCAAATTTGAACTTTAACCCaagtcaataattaaaatatataaattaataaattgaataagaaatttcgatattaaatgtacaaaggACACTTATTAAATTAGACTGCAcagaaaacgttaaaaaatacaaattaattcatttcaatCAGTAGTTTCTATAAAAAGATGAATTTCAAAGACAAAGTCCAGATGGATTGATGGTGAAAAAAGTATGTTGTATGCATCAAAGTATTCAAAGAAATCAAAGAAAAGCAAATGTCTGGACTGACTAGTTTGCGGAAGCTCTTTATTGTAATTGGAATTCATCTTAACGACAAATCGATAAAAATATGAGGACATACTGTTTTCAATTCGAATTCGCTTACATATacattaagaataaattatttctccAATAGAAAATAACTTCTGCAAATAATTGAACATTTATggattgtaatttattacagaTATGTTGCGCGGAACTGCAGACCGTCATGGTACCATTACCAGATTGTGCAAGCGGAGAATGGGGTCCAACCAAAGCTACGAGACTCTTTGGACTGGTTCCCATAACCCATCAGGTAAAAtccttcatttatttaatacgtcCTATACGATAAGTGAAAAACCATCAATTTTAATTGATGAGATTCTCAAATCAAGTTTAGTGAAAATGAACTTTTCTATTTGTTGCGTACCTTACGCCTTCataaatgtagtttatttattcttaattaaacaatgtcttcttctttcaaatgtaaaataatgacAGAAGGAGGTAATTCAATGCGCAACTAATTATCCACTGACTAAACAACATAAGTATGCTGATAGCACGGCTACGTGTCTAAGTTTGTTGCACAAAAGTGAACTTCATAACTACTTAAATGTAAATCAATTCCAGGAGGCATTGGTATTCGCGGGTCGAGAACTTGAGATCCAGTTCCGTATGTCTCGTCCTCTGGCGGACTTCATGGCGACCCTTCATAAGAACGGAGTAGACGAGAAGCGACTCTCGAAATACGTGCAGCAGAACGTGTCGGATGATATCGTCACATTCTATATTACATTCCCCGAAGAAGGTATGTTGACGCTTCCGTGCTTCAGAAAGTATATAAAGTTTTTGGACCTGCGTTCGATCTCTCTGGTAACTTTACTAACTACTAACTATACCTCTACAGTATAGTTTCAACACAGAGTAAGAGAATGAGGGAACAAACTCCCCATAATGTGTGGATTAAGGGGTGTTTATGTTAGCCTTCGAGTTTCATCATCATTCAGGCAGGAGGACATTATTAAAGATGTATTTGTCTATTGATAAAAGATGAAAGATACTATTTGTCTTATCAAATGATATagaacttcatttttttttttatccaaatatttgtaaaaatacttaatagttaaaattattgttttacaaaattctAGTAAATTTATAGCTATTTCAATACAACGATtgcctttattttttttgattcgGACATCGATGTATTTTAGTAAACAGTGTCAACTAA
The window above is part of the Vanessa tameamea isolate UH-Manoa-2023 chromosome 18, ilVanTame1 primary haplotype, whole genome shotgun sequence genome. Proteins encoded here:
- the LOC113400150 gene encoding hillarin yields the protein MYRPNFYESTCFRCNEIVYQVDRVGPLKDFTFFHSGCFKCAVCGTKLTLKTYYNNQHWTEDKEVYCSSHVPKIGPGHLDNSSVGIRSALNVPKSNNYVNEQIRGLARNSHETELSPTRATNGGSVHASPARELSRDTPDYQYGRFDASALHIAHALKQTELQKAYHRPREKPIDCYLDRDEQTKLEMKHRQEEDDLYRKFSKHREEENRRIREEIQDEWERELERLTNRFQQEMQVKKRRPDAEIGALTLRHQQERADLEKNMTLRRDKKKESLTRKMLEHERAATAALVEKQSHEMMELIQERRSEYMAASSLYLDGEEAPPYPARAPAPQPPLVSKFHIYTDPAEFADVDKIAISVAQEDQKTFTDLVRQLVGRCASDVEKARTIFRWITVKNLNNIQFDDNLRGDSPLGLLRGIKHGTESYHVLFKRLCSYAGLHCVVIKGYSKSAGYQPGVRFEDNRFRNSWNAVYVAGAWRFVQCNWGARHLVNAKDAPKPGNRGKSDSLRYEYDDHYFLTDPREFIYEFYPLQPDWQLLKTPITLHDFEELPFVRSLFFRYGLYFSDPNTKAVMYTDSTGAATMRIAMPAHMQSSLIFHYNLKFYDTEGDGFDGVSLKRFVMQSVVGNVVSFRVHAPCSGAFLLDIFANAVTPREYLTGEPMKFKSVCKFKICCAELQTVMVPLPDCASGEWGPTKATRLFGLVPITHQEALVFAGRELEIQFRMSRPLADFMATLHKNGVDEKRLSKYVQQNVSDDIVTFYITFPEEGQYGLDIYTRERNGPTAIHQNGSTEKEKHLLTHCCKYLINSSKRN